From the genome of Drosophila melanogaster chromosome 2L, one region includes:
- the Cyp310a1 gene encoding cytochrome P450 310a1, producing MWLLLPILLYSAVFLSVRHIYSHWRRRGFPSEKAGITWSFLQKAYRREFRHVEAICEAYQSGKDRLLGIYCFFRPVLLVRNVELAQTILQQSNGHFSELKWDYISGYRRFNLLEKLAPMFGTKRLSEMFGQVQKVGDHLIHHLLDRQGQGCPQEVDIQQKLRVYSVNIIANLIYGLDINNFEHEDHILTSYLSHSQASIQSFTLGRLPQKSSYTYRLRDLIKQSVELREDHGLIRKDILQLLVRFRNGNEVSGDKWQLEPINDADKLLSIKRLAKVAEDLLKVSLDAVASTVTFTLLEILQEPLIVEKLRAEIKELSNENGQLKFEELNGLRYMDMCLKETLRKYPPLPIIERVCRKSYSLPNSKFTIDEGKTLMVPLLAMHRDEKYFSEPMKYKPLRFLQTANDVGQCEDKTKSNVFIGFGIGGSQCVGQNFAKLVIKVALIKLLQNFHLELDANQVKTLKVSHRPAPFIHTKDGLKVKLKRREINTKFYS from the exons atgtggctgctgttgcctATTCTGCTATATTCGGCGGTATTCCTCTCGGTGCGGCACATTTACAGCCACTGGCGACGCAGGGGATTCCCCTCGGAAAAGGCCGGCATTACGTGGAGTTTCCTGCAAAAGGCCTACAGACGGGAGTTCCGACACGTGGAGGCCATCTGTGAGGCCTACCAGTCGGGCAAGGATCGGCTTCTGGGCATCTACTGCTTCTTCAGGCCTGTCCTTCTGGTGCGAAATGTGGAGCTAGCCCAGACGATTCTGCAGCAATCAAATGGACACTTCAGCGAACTGAAGTGGGACTATATCTCGGGTTATCGCAGGTTCAATTTGCTGGAGAAACTGGCGCCCATGTTTGGCACCAAACGATTGTCCGAGATGTTCGGGCAGGTCCAGAAAGTGGGTGATCATTTAATTCACCATTTGCTGGACAGGCAAGGCCAAGGATGTCCACAGGAAGTGGATATCCAGCAAAAACTCAGAGT TTATTCCGTCAACATAATTGCCAATCTGATTTACGGCTTGGACATTAATAACTTTGAGCACGAGGATCATATCTTGACCAGCTACCTGAGCCATAGTCAGGCCTCGATACAATCCTT CACTTTGGGTCGCCTGCCGCAGAAATCTTCATATACCTACCGCTTAAGAGATCTCATTAAACAAAGCGTTGAACTACGAGAAGATCATGGACTGATACGTAAAGATATTCTACAACTACTAGTCAGATTTAGAAATGGCAACGAAGTTAGCGGCGATAAATGGCAACTAGAACCGATTAATG ATGCAGACAAACTGTTGTCCATCAAACGCTTGGCCAAAGTTGCCGAGGATCTCTTGAAAGTATCTCTAGATGCAGTAGCTTCAACTGTAACCTTCACTCTCTTGGAAATCCTGCAAGAACCTTTAATAGTGGAAAAACTGAGAGCGGAAATAAAGGAGCTAAGCAATGAAAATGGTCAGCTCAAATTTGAAGAGCTTAATGGTCTTAGGTATATGGACATGTGCTTGAAAG AAACTCTTCGCAAATATCCACCTCTACCCATTATTGAACGTGTTTGCCGCAAAAGTTATTCGCTACCCAATTCAAAATTCACAATTGATGAGGGAAAGACTTTGATGGTGCCTCTACTGGCTATGCACCGAGATGAAAAATACTTCAGTGAGCCTATGAAATACAAGCCACTTCGATTTCTGCAAACTGCCAACGATGTGGGCCAATGTGAAGACAAGACAAAGAGCAATGTTTTTATAGGATTTGGCATTGGGGGATCGCAGTGTGTGG GACAGAACTTTGCAAAGTTGGTAATTAAAGTGGCCCTGATCAAATTACTCCAAAACTTTCATTTGGAATTGGATGCGAACCAGGTGAAGACCCTTAAAGTTTCCCACCGGCCAGCTCCTTTTATACACACAAAGGATGGGCTGAAAGTCAAATTGAAGAGACGCGAAATAAACACGAAATTTTACAGCTAA